In Acinetobacter sp. C32I, one genomic interval encodes:
- the tgt gene encoding tRNA guanosine(34) transglycosylase Tgt, with translation MKFEKLGQSGRARRGRLTLEHGVVETPVFMPVGTYGTVKGMLPRDIEEIQAQIILGNTFHLYLRPGLEVIKEHGGLHEFIQWDKPILTDSGGFQVFSLGAMRKIKEEGVTFRSPIDGSKVFLSPEISMEIQHVLNSDIVMIFDECTPYPATHEEAQKSLQLSLRWAKRCKTHHHDELNNKNALFGIIQGGMYEDLRDESLKGLLEVGFDGYAIGGLSVGEPKEEMIKVLDYLPNKMPQDKPRYLMGVGKPEDIVEAVRRGVDMFDCVMPTRNARNGHYFVTDGLVRIRNSKYRHDKGPLDPHCDCYTCKNFTRAYLYHLEKCGEMLASMLGTIHNLRYYQRLTQGMRDALDNGTFDEYVQDFYARRGLEVPACPED, from the coding sequence ATGAAATTTGAAAAATTAGGCCAGTCGGGGCGCGCCCGTCGTGGTCGACTTACTTTAGAACATGGTGTGGTTGAAACCCCTGTGTTTATGCCTGTGGGTACTTATGGTACGGTTAAAGGCATGCTCCCGCGTGACATTGAAGAAATTCAGGCACAAATTATCTTAGGAAATACCTTCCACCTTTACTTACGTCCAGGTTTGGAAGTGATTAAAGAGCATGGCGGTCTGCATGAGTTTATCCAATGGGATAAACCAATTTTGACTGACTCAGGCGGTTTCCAAGTGTTTAGCTTGGGCGCAATGCGTAAAATCAAAGAAGAAGGTGTCACCTTCCGCTCTCCGATTGATGGTTCAAAGGTGTTCTTGTCTCCAGAAATTTCAATGGAGATCCAACATGTATTGAACTCAGATATCGTGATGATTTTTGATGAATGTACCCCTTACCCTGCCACGCATGAAGAAGCGCAAAAATCATTGCAGCTTTCTTTACGCTGGGCGAAACGTTGTAAAACTCACCACCATGATGAGCTTAACAATAAAAATGCCTTATTCGGCATTATTCAAGGTGGGATGTACGAAGACCTGCGTGACGAGTCACTCAAAGGCTTGTTAGAAGTTGGTTTTGATGGTTATGCGATTGGCGGTCTTTCGGTAGGCGAACCGAAAGAAGAAATGATCAAAGTGCTTGATTATTTACCTAACAAAATGCCGCAGGACAAACCACGTTACTTAATGGGCGTGGGTAAACCAGAGGATATCGTGGAAGCGGTTCGCCGTGGTGTCGATATGTTTGACTGTGTCATGCCAACCCGTAATGCCCGTAATGGTCATTATTTTGTTACCGATGGTCTGGTCAGAATCCGCAATAGTAAATATCGTCATGATAAAGGGCCTTTAGACCCACATTGTGATTGCTACACTTGTAAAAACTTTACTCGTGCCTATTTATATCATTTAGAGAAGTGTGGTGAGATGCTGGCATCAATGCTTGGCACCATCCACAACCTGCGTTACTACCAACGCCTGACGCAAGGTATGC
- a CDS encoding LemA family protein — protein MTGLLIFLGIFVALIVWGISIRNNIVRYFNATKRAWSEVANFERQKVKTLEALEATLDQYTQFEKSTLEKVTELRQQILNLNVNDTDISQLQQIEKMSKELIRSLNVVVENYPELKADALYSKMMDDIQEQNENVGAAITIFNRNVELFNNQIEVFPNNLINTLTLSKKAIRPFKDNLATENFDYKPNF, from the coding sequence ATGACAGGTTTACTGATCTTCTTGGGAATTTTTGTCGCACTGATCGTGTGGGGCATTTCTATCCGCAATAATATCGTGCGTTATTTTAATGCCACCAAACGGGCATGGTCAGAAGTGGCTAACTTCGAACGTCAAAAAGTAAAGACCTTAGAAGCCTTGGAAGCGACGCTGGATCAATATACTCAATTTGAAAAATCCACCTTGGAAAAAGTCACTGAATTGCGTCAGCAGATTCTCAACCTGAATGTGAATGACACGGATATTTCACAGTTACAACAGATTGAGAAAATGAGTAAGGAACTGATTCGTAGCCTGAATGTGGTGGTCGAAAATTATCCAGAACTGAAAGCCGATGCGCTGTATAGCAAGATGATGGATGATATTCAGGAACAAAACGAAAATGTCGGTGCAGCCATTACCATCTTTAACCGCAACGTAGAATTATTTAATAACCAAATCGAAGTGTTCCCGAATAACCTGATCAATACACTAACTTTATCCAAGAAAGCCATTCGCCCGTTTAAGGATAATCTGGCGACTGAAAACTTTGACTATAAGCCGAATTTTTAA
- the queA gene encoding tRNA preQ1(34) S-adenosylmethionine ribosyltransferase-isomerase QueA, with protein sequence MQLSDFSFDLPDELIARYPLDSRSASRLLHIDAQGQYHDHAFTDILDLLEDGDLLVLNDTKVMKARLKGKRATGGAIEVLVERMLDTHTAHCHIKSSNSPKAGAELYIGEDAVPVTVQGRHENLFVVKFSQPILSVLDQYGQLPIPPYFNREAEEIDTERYQTVFHDPEKIASVAAPTASLHFDQGLLEKLAAKGVQKTFVTLHVGAGTFMPVRTTDITNHIMHSEWCDVPQATIDLILATKARGNKIIAVGTTATRALESAAQANQGQIAAWTGDTQIFIYPGYQFCIVDRLITNFHLPESTLLMLVSALSNRDNILAAYTHAVEQRYRFFSYGDAMLVDKLDA encoded by the coding sequence ATGCAACTCTCCGACTTTTCGTTTGATCTCCCCGATGAACTTATTGCTCGCTATCCATTAGACAGCCGTAGCGCATCTCGCCTGCTGCATATCGATGCGCAAGGTCAATATCACGACCACGCCTTTACCGATATTCTTGACCTGCTCGAAGATGGTGATTTGCTGGTACTGAATGACACCAAAGTCATGAAAGCGCGCTTAAAAGGTAAACGTGCCACAGGTGGTGCAATCGAAGTTCTGGTTGAACGCATGTTGGATACCCACACTGCCCATTGCCATATCAAATCAAGTAACTCACCCAAAGCAGGTGCAGAACTGTATATCGGTGAAGATGCTGTTCCTGTCACGGTACAAGGTCGCCATGAAAATCTGTTTGTGGTGAAGTTTTCACAACCAATTTTGTCGGTACTGGATCAATACGGTCAACTGCCGATTCCACCTTATTTCAACCGTGAAGCCGAAGAGATTGATACCGAACGTTATCAAACCGTGTTCCACGACCCTGAAAAAATTGCCAGTGTTGCAGCGCCAACAGCCAGTCTGCATTTTGACCAAGGCTTATTAGAAAAACTAGCAGCCAAAGGCGTGCAAAAGACCTTTGTCACGCTACATGTCGGTGCAGGGACTTTTATGCCTGTGCGTACCACAGACATTACCAATCACATTATGCACAGTGAATGGTGTGACGTACCTCAAGCGACCATTGACCTGATTTTGGCCACCAAAGCGCGTGGTAATAAAATCATTGCAGTCGGAACTACGGCGACCCGTGCCTTAGAAAGTGCAGCTCAAGCCAATCAAGGTCAAATTGCAGCGTGGACAGGTGATACTCAAATCTTTATCTATCCAGGTTATCAATTCTGTATCGTGGATCGTTTGATTACCAATTTCCATTTACCAGAATCGACCTTACTGATGTTGGTGTCTGCTCTATCGAATCGAGACAATATCTTGGCTGCTTATACCCATGCGGTGGAGCAACGTTATCGCTTCTTTAGTTATGGCGATGCAATGTTGGTGGATAAGCTCGACGCTTAA
- a CDS encoding P-loop NTPase fold protein encodes MHSPKFIKVNHDAEITNPFDGDLWDRKALADRLEQFIEPLNIGMTIALDAEWGVGKTWFVKNWIKQLKDHGFKVLYLDAFAQDYVDDPFISISMEIAKCLEDEKGGTEKFVEHIGDIYRAALPSFPMILWTITTTLVGAGALAKPFSDIIERLQEGSGEAGKEIGNLIDDQLKAHLSAQVENYENEKNSLQYFKDELIHLTKDLDKPLVFVIDELDRCKPEFAIRLIERIKHFFDVPNIVFVLSVNKKQLEQSINSSYGFSEDANYLEKFIDITVHLKNKELDEEKYKNILDEYGKKLGIQQWESGYLLACMIYKPNARQLIKILNRYSFLKINQNSGGCMILFIVLIFQELRLISPFNQSNFVRYFHDSHFSVLSNYYEAQRLRYAPSQYNYTFYEFLSDRYKHLGGFLKYFSNSAGQKNSDVLISYFPNEISSADLIESWDYYIHVIGN; translated from the coding sequence GTGCACTCGCCAAAATTTATAAAAGTAAATCATGATGCTGAAATTACTAACCCTTTTGATGGTGATTTATGGGATCGGAAAGCACTTGCTGATCGACTTGAGCAATTTATTGAACCGCTCAATATTGGTATGACGATTGCCCTTGATGCAGAATGGGGGGTAGGCAAAACTTGGTTCGTTAAAAATTGGATAAAACAACTTAAAGATCATGGATTTAAAGTTTTATATCTTGATGCATTTGCACAAGATTATGTAGACGATCCTTTTATTTCTATCTCTATGGAAATAGCGAAATGTTTAGAAGATGAGAAAGGTGGTACAGAAAAATTTGTCGAACATATTGGGGATATTTATAGAGCTGCTTTGCCTAGTTTCCCCATGATTTTGTGGACAATTACAACCACTTTGGTTGGAGCAGGTGCTTTAGCGAAACCATTCTCAGACATAATTGAGCGTCTCCAAGAGGGTAGTGGTGAAGCAGGTAAAGAAATTGGCAATTTGATTGATGATCAATTAAAAGCTCATCTATCAGCTCAAGTAGAAAATTATGAAAATGAAAAAAACTCATTACAATATTTTAAAGATGAACTAATCCATTTAACTAAAGACCTAGATAAGCCACTTGTTTTTGTAATAGATGAATTGGATCGATGTAAGCCTGAATTTGCCATACGTTTAATTGAGCGAATCAAACATTTCTTTGATGTACCCAATATTGTTTTTGTACTTTCTGTAAATAAAAAGCAGTTAGAGCAATCAATAAATAGTTCTTATGGATTTTCTGAAGATGCTAACTATCTAGAAAAATTTATTGATATAACAGTTCATTTGAAAAATAAAGAATTGGATGAGGAAAAGTATAAAAATATTTTAGATGAGTATGGTAAAAAATTAGGTATTCAGCAGTGGGAGAGTGGTTATCTACTTGCTTGTATGATTTATAAACCAAATGCCAGACAATTGATTAAAATATTGAATAGATATTCATTTCTCAAAATAAATCAAAACTCTGGTGGTTGCATGATTTTATTCATTGTTTTAATTTTTCAGGAACTTCGGTTGATTTCTCCATTTAATCAATCTAATTTTGTTCGTTACTTCCATGATTCACATTTTTCTGTTTTGAGTAATTATTATGAGGCTCAACGCTTGCGTTATGCACCCTCACAATATAATTATACTTTTTATGAATTTTTGAGTGATAGATACAAGCATCTTGGCGGGTTTTTAAAATACTTTTCAAATTCCGCTGGGCAGAAGAATAGTGATGTTCTAATTAGCTATTTCCCAAATGAAATTTCCAGTGCTGACCTTATTGAAAGCTGGGATTATTATATTCATGTTATTGGTAACTAA
- a CDS encoding HAMP domain-containing sensor histidine kinase, translating into MTIQLLELQQAEKLSACKISLSLGLTSEQNLLEQFLQFNRKLMQASTALLSFHQEPYLWHRCPEKLKAIDSAKITKSLNTLFVNGDLVDSNHPQYSTLLAFLAPLKKKIQTAIALHLRHPDQTSLGYIILFDEAAQGFSDLQKQLLQEHCVNFMQQLELKFNHDELKELYEQEAALNFSKTKFFSIISHDLRAPFHGLLGFSEILAKERETLDESSIQNIADYLYETSQSTYNLLESLLNWAMAEGGRFVYHPINFKLRQITNIVTDILKTLAIKKNIQLINEVDENLKVYADMNMITSVIQNLVSNALKFTDVDGTGKVYIQAQHKGTYVEVYVKDTGLGMTQQQINDLFQPRITMSYKGTAGEKGAGLGLSLCKRFVEMNLGEINVSSNEGEGTVFTVLLPIEREQVDLCTDQQKSKAKLV; encoded by the coding sequence ATGACGATTCAATTATTAGAACTACAGCAAGCCGAAAAGTTAAGTGCTTGTAAAATCTCTCTTTCTTTGGGGCTAACTTCAGAGCAGAATTTGCTTGAGCAATTTTTACAGTTCAACCGAAAACTGATGCAAGCCAGTACCGCATTGCTGTCATTTCACCAAGAACCTTACCTTTGGCATCGTTGCCCTGAAAAACTCAAAGCTATTGATTCTGCAAAAATTACTAAAAGTCTAAATACCCTATTTGTGAATGGAGATCTGGTCGATAGCAACCATCCGCAATACTCAACCTTACTGGCATTTCTCGCACCCCTAAAAAAGAAAATCCAAACCGCGATCGCTCTACATCTTAGACATCCAGACCAAACTTCACTTGGCTATATCATCCTGTTTGATGAGGCTGCACAAGGTTTTAGCGATCTACAAAAACAACTCCTGCAAGAACATTGTGTCAACTTCATGCAACAACTGGAATTGAAGTTTAACCATGACGAACTGAAAGAACTATACGAACAAGAAGCTGCACTCAATTTTAGTAAAACCAAATTCTTTTCGATTATTTCCCATGACTTACGTGCACCATTTCATGGGCTACTAGGCTTCTCAGAAATCTTAGCCAAAGAACGTGAAACCTTAGACGAGTCTAGCATTCAGAATATTGCCGACTATCTTTATGAGACTTCGCAATCGACCTATAACTTATTAGAAAGCTTGCTCAATTGGGCGATGGCGGAAGGTGGACGTTTTGTCTATCACCCGATCAATTTTAAGCTGCGCCAGATCACCAATATCGTGACCGATATCCTGAAAACTTTGGCGATTAAGAAGAATATTCAACTGATTAATGAAGTTGATGAAAATCTTAAAGTCTATGCTGATATGAATATGATCACCTCGGTGATTCAGAATTTGGTATCTAACGCGCTGAAATTTACCGATGTGGATGGTACGGGCAAAGTCTATATCCAAGCACAGCATAAAGGCACTTATGTTGAAGTCTATGTCAAAGACACTGGCCTCGGCATGACTCAACAACAAATCAACGATCTGTTCCAGCCACGGATTACCATGAGTTATAAAGGCACCGCAGGAGAGAAAGGTGCAGGTCTAGGCTTAAGTCTGTGTAAGCGCTTTGTAGAAATGAATCTGGGTGAAATCAATGTCAGCTCCAATGAAGGCGAAGGTACAGTGTTTACCGTGTTGCTGCCAATCGAACGTGAACAGGTTGATTTATGTACGGATCAACAAAAAAGCAAAGCTAAATTAGTCTAA
- the glnE gene encoding bifunctional [glutamate--ammonia ligase]-adenylyl-L-tyrosine phosphorylase/[glutamate--ammonia-ligase] adenylyltransferase, producing the protein MNAQQLQKTLVASQYAEQVLNLYTLQLEQDYSEDQFLDSLSTETIYQKVQLAVAEVTDEQSWMKALRVLRAKLMFRWIWQDANQLTNVVTLTRELSDFADASICAAKAFALPPLLAKHGEPIGYSGQLQDLIVIGMGKLGAQELNLSSDIDLIFAFDEQGETNGRKCIDVQQFCILWGQKLIYLLDHITADGFVFRVDMRLRPWGDGSALAISHSGLEKYLSQHGREWERYAWIKARVITGGKAGEELLDMSRPFVFRRYVDYSAFAAMREMKAMIEREVMRRNIEEDIKLGAGGIREIEFIVQVFQLIYGGSKRELQDRQCLVNLHHLGEAELLDQQAVIDLEDAYLFLRRVEHAIQALNDQQTQSLPTEPELRQRMLDTLGFADWAAFLDVLNQKRDKVKVQFKQLIQEKEFAEPVDDFVQLEQKLNAVLDDDAKNLIQNFWHGQALRKIPASALERLKKFWPHLIEAILQSDQPQMALLRLMPLVESVLRRTVYLVMLMESRGALQRLVKMATVSPWICEELAQYPVLLDEFLSMDFGLPQRKDLEDSLRQQLLRIEIDQVEDQMRVLRLFKKSNVLTVAASDVLAESPLMKVSDALTDIAEVSVQATLRLAYEAVAQRHGYPVGNDGQRCSLDNKGFAVIAYGKLGGIELGYGSDLDLVFIHAFEEQSETDGRKGISGAEFAIRVAQKFMSLMTTQTLDGRVYEIDTRLRPSGEAGMLVTSLKAYEQYQQKSAWLWEHQALVRARSIAGDAGLCTQFEQIRCQILTQVRDENVVREEVLKMRQKMKDHLGSSSEQKKHGIFHLKQDSGGIVDIEFMAQYAVLAWSGTNTDLAHFSDNVRILEDAAKAGCLSSEDATALIHAYLRERAESHRLALANQSMQVNAADWHDTREIVCKLWQRLIDPTAQAVESE; encoded by the coding sequence ATGAATGCGCAACAGCTACAAAAAACCTTAGTTGCAAGCCAATATGCTGAACAAGTTTTAAATTTATACACATTACAATTAGAACAAGACTATTCCGAAGATCAATTTCTTGACTCGCTGTCGACTGAAACCATTTATCAAAAAGTGCAACTGGCTGTGGCGGAAGTCACTGATGAACAATCATGGATGAAAGCCTTACGCGTACTCCGTGCCAAGCTCATGTTTCGCTGGATTTGGCAAGATGCCAATCAACTGACCAATGTGGTGACGTTGACACGTGAGTTATCCGATTTTGCCGATGCCAGTATTTGTGCCGCCAAAGCTTTTGCATTACCGCCTTTATTAGCCAAACATGGCGAGCCAATTGGTTATTCAGGTCAGTTACAAGACCTGATTGTGATTGGCATGGGCAAGCTCGGTGCCCAAGAGCTAAATCTTTCCAGTGATATTGACCTGATTTTTGCCTTCGATGAACAAGGCGAAACCAATGGGCGTAAATGTATTGATGTACAGCAGTTCTGCATTCTGTGGGGACAGAAGCTGATTTATCTGCTCGATCATATTACCGCTGATGGTTTTGTGTTCCGTGTTGATATGCGTTTGCGTCCGTGGGGCGATGGTTCGGCATTGGCAATTAGCCATAGTGGTCTAGAAAAATATCTGAGCCAGCATGGGCGTGAATGGGAACGTTATGCCTGGATTAAGGCGCGCGTGATTACAGGTGGCAAAGCGGGCGAAGAATTGCTCGACATGTCGCGTCCTTTTGTATTCCGTCGTTATGTCGATTATTCCGCTTTCGCCGCCATGCGTGAAATGAAAGCCATGATCGAGCGTGAAGTCATGCGTCGTAATATCGAAGAAGATATTAAGCTTGGTGCAGGTGGGATTCGTGAAATCGAGTTCATCGTGCAGGTGTTCCAGTTGATCTATGGTGGATCGAAGCGTGAACTGCAAGATCGCCAATGTTTGGTCAATTTGCATCATTTGGGTGAAGCTGAATTGCTGGATCAGCAAGCAGTGATTGATTTGGAAGATGCCTATCTATTCCTAAGACGTGTCGAACACGCGATTCAAGCCTTGAATGATCAGCAAACTCAATCCTTGCCAACCGAACCTGAACTCAGACAACGGATGTTGGATACGCTTGGCTTTGCCGATTGGGCTGCCTTCTTGGATGTGTTGAATCAGAAACGTGACAAGGTCAAAGTCCAGTTTAAGCAGTTGATTCAGGAAAAAGAGTTTGCTGAGCCAGTTGATGATTTTGTGCAGCTTGAGCAAAAACTCAATGCCGTATTGGATGATGATGCCAAGAATTTAATTCAAAACTTTTGGCATGGTCAGGCATTACGCAAAATCCCAGCCAGTGCCTTAGAGCGTTTAAAGAAGTTCTGGCCACATTTGATCGAAGCGATTTTACAGTCGGATCAACCACAAATGGCGCTATTGCGTTTGATGCCATTGGTTGAATCGGTGCTGCGTCGTACCGTCTATCTGGTCATGTTGATGGAAAGTCGTGGCGCGTTACAGCGACTGGTCAAGATGGCAACGGTTAGTCCATGGATCTGTGAAGAACTGGCGCAGTATCCTGTGTTGTTGGATGAATTCCTGTCGATGGATTTTGGTCTGCCACAACGCAAAGATCTGGAAGATTCACTGCGTCAACAATTGCTACGCATCGAGATTGATCAAGTTGAAGATCAGATGCGGGTGTTGCGCTTATTTAAAAAGAGTAATGTATTGACGGTTGCCGCCAGTGATGTACTGGCAGAAAGTCCATTGATGAAAGTCTCCGATGCCCTGACTGATATTGCTGAAGTCAGTGTACAGGCGACTTTGCGTTTGGCTTATGAGGCGGTTGCACAGCGTCATGGCTATCCTGTTGGAAATGATGGACAGCGTTGCAGTCTCGATAACAAAGGCTTTGCCGTGATTGCCTATGGCAAATTGGGTGGCATTGAGTTGGGTTATGGTTCAGATTTAGATTTGGTGTTTATCCATGCCTTTGAAGAGCAAAGTGAAACCGATGGCCGTAAGGGCATTAGTGGGGCCGAGTTTGCCATTCGTGTGGCACAGAAGTTTATGTCCCTGATGACCACGCAAACCTTGGACGGGCGTGTCTATGAAATTGACACCCGTCTGCGGCCATCGGGTGAAGCGGGGATGCTGGTCACCAGTTTAAAAGCTTATGAGCAATATCAACAAAAGAGTGCCTGGTTATGGGAGCATCAAGCCTTGGTGCGTGCTCGCTCAATTGCGGGAGATGCTGGATTATGCACGCAATTTGAACAGATCCGCTGTCAAATCTTGACGCAAGTACGTGATGAAAATGTGGTGCGTGAAGAAGTGTTGAAAATGCGTCAAAAGATGAAAGATCATTTGGGATCATCTTCTGAGCAAAAAAAACATGGGATTTTTCATTTAAAACAGGACTCAGGTGGTATCGTTGATATCGAATTTATGGCACAGTATGCTGTGCTTGCATGGAGTGGGACGAATACAGATCTCGCCCATTTTTCCGATAATGTAAGAATTCTAGAAGATGCTGCTAAAGCAGGCTGCTTATCCAGTGAAGATGCCACAGCATTAATACACGCTTATCTCCGTGAACGAGCTGAGAGCCACCGTCTAGCGCTTGCAAATCAATCTATGCAAGTCAATGCTGCGGATTGGCACGATACCCGCGAGATCGTTTGCAAGTTATGGCAAAGATTAATTGATCCAACTGCGCAAGCAGTGGAAAGTGAATAA
- a CDS encoding branched-chain amino acid transaminase, translating to MSLADRDGFIWQDGKLVDWRDAKIHVLTHTLHYSMGVFEGVRAYETPNGTAIFRLQDHTKRLLNSAKIYQMNVPFDQATLEQAQIDVVRENKLASCYLRPLIWIGSEKLGIAATDNTIHAAVAAWGWGAYLGEEAMARGIRVKTSSFTHHHPNVTMCKAKACGNYTVSILAHQEVARSGYDEAMLLDPQGFVCQGAGENVFLIKDGVLHTPDLAGGALEGITRQTVITIAKDLGYEVVERRITRDEFYIADEAFFTGTAAEVTPIREYDDREIGCGSRGPITTVIQKTFFDAVQGRNDKYAHWLTYIK from the coding sequence ATGAGTTTGGCTGATCGTGATGGTTTTATTTGGCAAGATGGAAAATTAGTTGATTGGCGTGATGCAAAAATTCACGTCTTAACTCATACACTACACTACAGCATGGGTGTCTTTGAAGGCGTCAGAGCTTACGAAACCCCGAATGGTACAGCAATCTTCCGTTTGCAAGATCATACTAAACGCTTATTAAATTCAGCAAAAATTTATCAAATGAATGTTCCATTTGATCAAGCGACACTAGAACAAGCACAAATCGATGTGGTGCGTGAAAATAAATTAGCATCTTGCTATTTACGTCCATTGATTTGGATTGGTTCTGAAAAACTCGGTATTGCCGCAACAGACAACACCATTCATGCCGCAGTTGCAGCATGGGGCTGGGGTGCATACCTAGGTGAAGAAGCAATGGCACGTGGTATTCGTGTGAAAACCTCTTCATTCACGCATCACCATCCAAACGTGACCATGTGCAAAGCAAAGGCATGCGGTAACTATACCGTGTCGATCTTGGCACATCAGGAAGTGGCACGTTCAGGTTATGACGAAGCAATGTTGCTTGACCCACAAGGCTTTGTTTGCCAAGGTGCAGGCGAGAACGTATTCCTGATTAAAGATGGCGTGTTGCATACCCCTGATTTAGCAGGCGGAGCGTTAGAAGGGATTACTCGTCAAACCGTGATTACCATTGCTAAAGACCTGGGTTATGAAGTGGTTGAACGTCGTATTACTCGTGATGAATTCTACATTGCCGATGAAGCATTCTTTACAGGTACTGCTGCGGAAGTAACCCCGATTCGTGAATATGATGATCGTGAAATTGGTTGTGGTTCGCGTGGCCCGATTACCACTGTGATTCAAAAGACTTTCTTTGATGCAGTACAAGGTCGCAATGACAAATATGCACACTGGTTAACTTATATTAAATAA
- a CDS encoding nucleotide sugar dehydrogenase: MKITVVGAGYVGLSNALLFSKQHDVIVLDIDKNRVKHINQKVSPISDTCIQSYLSESHIEATCDKVLAYQDAKLIVIATPTNYNPETNYFDTSSIEAVIEDIQAINPKALMLIKSTVPVGYTVETSKKLGLKNLIFSPEFLREGQALQDNLYPSRIIVGEKSKRAEKIAKLYLKATIKKDTVLLCVDSTEAEAIKLFSNTYLAMRVAFFNELDTYCMKHQLSALDIIKGVALDQRIGDHYNNPSFGYGGYCLPKDTKQLLANYHETPQELISAIIRSNQTRKQAIIEDILSRKVASVGVYRLTMKADSDNFRESAVHDVLQGLAEQGIQIIIYEPTLDAKAYMGHPVEPSLQKFKSKSDLIIVNRMVPMFSDVMEKIYTRDLFGVN; this comes from the coding sequence ATGAAAATTACAGTTGTGGGTGCGGGTTATGTTGGCTTATCAAATGCCTTATTATTTTCCAAACAACACGATGTTATTGTCTTAGATATTGATAAAAATAGAGTCAAGCATATCAATCAAAAGGTATCTCCGATTAGTGATACTTGTATTCAAAGTTATTTATCCGAGTCTCATATTGAAGCGACTTGCGATAAAGTGTTGGCGTACCAAGACGCTAAGTTAATCGTGATTGCAACACCAACGAACTATAATCCTGAAACTAATTATTTTGATACTTCAAGTATTGAGGCTGTGATTGAGGATATTCAAGCCATTAATCCCAAGGCCTTAATGCTGATCAAATCGACTGTACCCGTAGGATATACTGTAGAAACTTCAAAGAAATTAGGCCTGAAAAATTTAATCTTTTCACCTGAGTTTTTACGCGAGGGACAGGCCTTACAAGATAACTTGTATCCGTCTCGTATTATTGTAGGAGAGAAATCCAAGCGTGCGGAAAAGATAGCTAAGCTCTATCTTAAAGCAACTATTAAAAAAGATACTGTACTGCTCTGCGTAGATTCGACTGAAGCAGAAGCGATTAAGTTGTTTTCCAATACTTATTTAGCCATGCGAGTGGCCTTCTTTAATGAACTTGATACCTATTGTATGAAGCATCAATTAAGTGCATTGGATATTATTAAGGGAGTAGCGCTTGATCAGCGTATTGGTGACCACTATAACAATCCATCCTTTGGTTATGGAGGCTATTGTTTGCCGAAAGACACCAAACAGTTGTTGGCGAACTATCATGAAACACCACAAGAGTTAATTTCAGCTATTATTCGTTCTAATCAAACGCGGAAACAGGCGATAATTGAAGATATTCTCAGTCGTAAAGTTGCAAGTGTTGGCGTGTATCGTCTGACCATGAAAGCAGATTCGGATAACTTTAGGGAGTCGGCTGTACATGATGTATTGCAAGGATTGGCGGAACAGGGGATCCAAATTATCATCTATGAACCGACGCTGGATGCGAAAGCATACATGGGGCATCCTGTTGAACCCAGCCTACAAAAGTTTAAATCTAAATCTGATTTGATTATTGTCAATCGCATGGTGCCGATGTTTAGCGATGTAATGGAAAAGATTTATACCCGAGATTTGTTTGGGGTGAATTAG